In the genome of Rhodoligotrophos defluvii, one region contains:
- a CDS encoding aminotransferase class IV yields MEPTRFAAGAAYIGGQFVPIDEAKIPVTDWGFTRSDAVYDVVHVFRHGFFRLDDHLDRFMASMAARRLKPKESREEIEAILHRCVGLAGLENAYVAMVALRGRPRVAGSRRPQDCDNHLVAYAIPWIDVIPKDVQERGAHLWIASTPRVPDASVDPTVKNYQWSDLTSGLFEAHDHGFDTAVLCDADGFVTEGPGFNIFMVRNGKVMTPDRGSLHGITRKSVLELCAEMGIEARICAIPRASLEGADEAFAATTAGGVMPISRIGSAILSNDRPGPISLALKAAYWRKHEEGWHRTEVRALDPA; encoded by the coding sequence ATGGAGCCAACGAGATTTGCCGCAGGTGCCGCCTATATCGGTGGCCAGTTCGTCCCCATTGACGAAGCCAAGATCCCGGTGACGGATTGGGGCTTCACCCGGTCTGACGCGGTTTACGATGTGGTTCACGTGTTTCGCCACGGTTTCTTCCGGCTGGACGACCATCTCGACCGGTTCATGGCATCCATGGCGGCGCGCCGGCTGAAGCCCAAGGAGAGCCGCGAGGAAATCGAAGCCATCCTGCATCGCTGCGTGGGGCTTGCCGGGCTGGAGAACGCTTATGTGGCCATGGTGGCGCTGCGCGGCCGGCCGCGGGTTGCCGGCTCCCGTCGGCCGCAGGATTGCGACAACCATCTGGTCGCTTATGCCATTCCGTGGATCGACGTCATCCCTAAGGATGTGCAGGAGCGGGGCGCCCATCTCTGGATCGCGTCGACACCGAGGGTTCCCGACGCATCGGTCGACCCCACGGTGAAGAACTATCAGTGGAGCGATCTGACGTCGGGCCTGTTCGAGGCCCACGATCATGGTTTCGATACCGCGGTTCTGTGCGATGCCGACGGGTTCGTGACCGAAGGGCCGGGCTTCAACATCTTCATGGTTCGCAACGGGAAGGTGATGACGCCGGATCGCGGCAGCCTGCATGGCATCACCCGAAAGTCGGTGCTGGAGCTCTGCGCGGAGATGGGCATCGAAGCCCGCATATGCGCCATCCCGCGCGCGTCGCTGGAGGGTGCGGACGAGGCTTTTGCGGCGACCACGGCGGGAGGCGTCATGCCGATCTCGCGGATTGGTTCGGCCATCCTCAGCAACGACCGGCCGGGGCCGATTTCACTGGCTCTAAAAGCGGCCTATTGGCGCAAGCACGAGGAAGGCTGGCACCGTACCGAGGTGCGCGCCCTGGATCCGGCTTAG